From one Triticum urartu cultivar G1812 chromosome 3, Tu2.1, whole genome shotgun sequence genomic stretch:
- the LOC125544001 gene encoding uncharacterized protein LOC125544001, which yields MALRAAATRLASSSHRRRHGHLLPAATTASHATFTPTPPASDSGRCTRTRRASWSETCSPGARADAGARARAHVVVTCPPRQGRVLGRNLHQVASLDQKLPQISSKLQFSSKHPMSPPSSPEEQERPSNRRMSLSAATPEQSKCEEVQSRCMFLRFRGRVNWEVACHTFAVNLPHRCLP from the exons ATGGCCCTGCGAGCAGCCGCGACGAGGCTCGCGTCCTctagccaccgccgccgccacggccACCTCCTGCCGGCAGCCACCACTGCCAGCCACGCGACCTTCACTCCCACGCCACCAGCTTCG GATTCAGGAAGGTGCACCAGGACGAGAAGAGCAAGCTGGTCAGAAACGTGCTCCCCAGGCGCGCGTGCGGATGCAGGGGCTCGAGCACGAGCACACGTCGTTGTGACCTGCCCGCCTCGCC AAGGAAGGGTCCTCGGACGGAATCTCCATCAGGTTGCGTCCTTGGACCAGAAGCTCCCTCAAATCTCGTCGAAATTGCAATTTTCGTCGAAACATCCAATGTCGCCGCCGAGCTCGCCGGAGGAACAAGAACGTCCGTCCAACCGTCGAATGTCGTTGTCGGCGGCTACACCAGAG CAGAGCAAATGTGAAGAAGTTCAGAGCAGGTGCATGTTTTTGAGATTCAGAGGACGTGTAAACTGGGAGGTGGCTTGCCATACTTT TGCAGTTAATTTGCCCCATAGGTGTCTTCCGTAA